In Osmerus mordax isolate fOsmMor3 chromosome 24, fOsmMor3.pri, whole genome shotgun sequence, the following are encoded in one genomic region:
- the ndufs4 gene encoding NADH dehydrogenase [ubiquinone] iron-sulfur protein 4, mitochondrial → MASSMSLLGLGRLFLLDSGTKIFLNNTRLTSTSAWRLAEKQGQETQLITVDEKLDITTLTGAPEEHIKNRTVRIFVPTRTAMQSGINSTRKWRLDFDTRERWENPLMGWGSTADPLSNMVLNFSSKEDAIAFAEKNGWSYDLTDKRTSKPRVKSYGANFSWNKRTRRSAK, encoded by the exons ATGGCGTCCTCAATGTCACTTCTTGGGTTAGGACGTCTCTTTCTGCTGGATTCAGGCACAAAAATATTTCTGAATAACACCAG ATTAACAAGCACCTCGGCATGGAGGCTGGCAGAGAAACAGGGACAAGAAACGCAACTCATCACCGTGGATGAGAAACTG GACATCACAACCTTGACGGGGGCTCCGGAGGAGCACATTAAGAATCGCACGGTTCGCATTTTTGTGCCGACGCGTACCGCCATGCAATCAGGCATCAACAGCACCAGGAAGTGGAGGCTGGACTTCGACACCAGGGAACGCTGGGAGAATCCACTCATGGGCTGGGGCTCCAC AGCTGACCCGTTATCCAACATGGTGCTTAACTTCAGCTCCAAGGAAGATGCAATCGCCTTCGCAGAGAAAAACG GTTGGAGCTATGATTTAACAGACAAGAGGACATCGAAGCCCAGGGTGAAGTCATATGGAGCCAACTTCTCCTGGAACAAGAGGACGAGGAGGTCCGCTAAGTAA